In a genomic window of Anoxybacter fermentans:
- a CDS encoding methionine ABC transporter ATP-binding protein has product MIQIKDLYKVYEGNEKVEAVKGVNLTIKKGEIFGIIGASGAGKSTLIRCINLLEVPTAGQIFVDGVELTGLARRELRKARQKIGMIFQHFNLLSSRTVAENVEFPLEIVGVPKERRKKRVKELLELVGLSNRADHYPAQLSGGQKQRVGIARALANEPKVLLCDEATSALDPATTRSILKLIKEINQQLGLTVVLITHEMDVIREICDRVAVMDNGQILEVGEVNQIFVAPKSPITRELLGQVKLKLDPEILNGVGEGWVLKVIFIGPSAKEPVISQLIQRYQLTVNILAGNIKQLHDESFGELVIKVEGDENKIRQAISELLKKELKVEVLRYGSNVRAAL; this is encoded by the coding sequence TTGATTCAGATAAAAGATTTATACAAAGTATATGAAGGTAATGAAAAGGTAGAGGCGGTTAAGGGGGTTAACCTGACTATTAAGAAGGGTGAAATTTTTGGAATTATCGGTGCCAGTGGGGCTGGTAAAAGTACTTTAATTCGCTGTATAAATTTACTGGAAGTTCCTACAGCAGGGCAGATTTTTGTGGATGGAGTCGAGTTAACCGGTCTTGCAAGGCGGGAGCTACGTAAGGCCAGACAAAAAATCGGAATGATTTTTCAACATTTTAATTTACTTTCTTCCCGGACAGTAGCGGAGAATGTGGAGTTTCCTCTGGAGATTGTTGGGGTACCAAAAGAAAGGAGAAAGAAAAGAGTTAAGGAGCTTTTGGAATTGGTTGGATTAAGCAATAGGGCTGATCACTATCCAGCACAGTTAAGCGGAGGGCAAAAACAGCGGGTAGGAATTGCCCGGGCTTTAGCCAATGAACCAAAAGTACTTCTCTGTGATGAAGCCACATCAGCTCTGGACCCTGCAACTACTAGATCTATCTTAAAATTAATTAAAGAGATCAATCAGCAGTTGGGATTAACAGTGGTTCTCATTACCCATGAAATGGATGTAATTAGGGAGATCTGTGATCGGGTAGCGGTTATGGATAACGGTCAGATTCTGGAAGTAGGAGAAGTAAATCAGATTTTTGTTGCTCCTAAATCGCCGATTACGCGGGAACTATTGGGGCAGGTAAAGCTAAAACTGGATCCGGAGATTTTAAACGGAGTAGGTGAAGGCTGGGTATTAAAGGTGATTTTTATCGGGCCATCAGCCAAAGAGCCAGTTATCTCCCAATTGATTCAAAGATATCAGCTTACGGTGAATATTTTGGCTGGAAATATTAAGCAACTACACGATGAATCGTTTGGTGAGCTAGTGATAAAAGTTGAGGGAGATGAAAATAAAATCCGTCAGGCAATAAGTGAGTTATTGAAAAAGGAGCTTAAGGTGGAGGTGCTTAGATATGGTAGTAATGTACGCGCAGCTCTCTAA
- a CDS encoding methionine ABC transporter permease, translating into MVVMYAQLSKHLPLLMEGLRETLYMVGVSVTFASLLGIPLGVLVVVTEKGHIFELRWLNLFLGWLVNVARSVPFIILMIAIIPLTRAIVGTSIGTSAAIVPLTVSAIPFVARIVETSLKEVDVGVIEAAQAMGANRLQIILKVLIPEALPSLILGMTITTISLVGYSAMAGAIGGGGLGDLAIRYGYQRFRGDIMLETVILLVLLVQGIQWMGNRLARRFNHK; encoded by the coding sequence ATGGTAGTAATGTACGCGCAGCTCTCTAAGCATCTACCATTATTAATGGAGGGCTTAAGGGAGACTTTATACATGGTCGGAGTTTCTGTAACATTTGCATCATTACTTGGAATTCCTCTGGGAGTATTGGTAGTTGTAACAGAAAAGGGACATATATTTGAGCTTCGTTGGTTGAACCTATTCCTGGGTTGGTTGGTCAATGTTGCCCGTTCGGTACCCTTTATCATCCTGATGATAGCGATAATTCCTCTAACCCGGGCCATTGTAGGTACATCTATCGGTACATCCGCAGCTATAGTACCATTAACGGTGTCAGCCATTCCCTTCGTGGCCAGGATTGTAGAGACAAGTTTAAAAGAAGTTGATGTTGGAGTGATCGAAGCAGCCCAGGCTATGGGGGCCAACAGGCTACAGATTATTTTAAAAGTACTAATCCCTGAGGCTTTGCCATCTCTGATTCTGGGAATGACCATTACTACTATTAGTCTTGTGGGATATTCAGCAATGGCTGGTGCCATCGGCGGTGGTGGATTGGGAGATCTGGCAATCCGGTATGGCTATCAGCGCTTTCGTGGAGATATTATGCTTGAAACTGTAATTTTGTTAGTTCTTCTGGTTCAAGGAATACAGTGGATGGGAAATCGCCTGGCACGGCGGTTTAACCATAAATAA
- the rfbD gene encoding dTDP-4-dehydrorhamnose reductase produces the protein MKVLITGSRGQLGRALSEILQKNYDVYAWGRRDLDFTDHLTTFKKVTKLNPDLIIHCGAFTDVKGCELDPEKAYLVNGIGTRNIVVAARECDSRVVYISTDYVFDGEKKQPYIEFDPPNPINVYGRSKLAGEEIIQSILQKYFIIRTSWLFSEDGNNFVKTMIKLACEQKMLSVVCDQIGTPTYVKDLAIAIKEIIKKPFYGIYHVSNNGSCSWYEFAKTIFEIKGMDINLRPVTSKEYGGIVKRPVYSVLKNFNLEETYGFVMRDWKYALLDCMNKINL, from the coding sequence ATGAAAGTGTTGATTACAGGTAGTAGGGGCCAGTTGGGAAGGGCACTATCTGAGATTTTGCAAAAAAATTATGATGTTTATGCCTGGGGGCGTAGGGATTTGGATTTTACAGATCATTTAACTACTTTTAAAAAAGTTACAAAACTTAATCCAGATCTGATTATTCATTGTGGAGCATTTACCGATGTTAAAGGATGTGAGTTAGATCCTGAGAAAGCTTATCTGGTAAATGGAATTGGAACAAGAAATATAGTCGTTGCAGCCCGGGAATGTGATTCTAGAGTAGTCTATATAAGTACTGATTATGTATTTGATGGGGAGAAAAAACAGCCCTATATAGAGTTTGATCCTCCTAATCCAATTAATGTATATGGCCGCTCGAAATTGGCAGGAGAAGAGATTATCCAATCAATACTGCAAAAATATTTTATCATACGGACTTCCTGGCTTTTTAGTGAAGATGGGAATAATTTTGTTAAAACTATGATAAAGCTTGCCTGTGAACAAAAAATGTTATCTGTTGTCTGTGATCAGATAGGTACTCCCACTTATGTAAAGGATCTGGCTATAGCTATTAAGGAAATTATCAAAAAGCCTTTTTACGGCATATATCACGTTTCTAATAATGGTTCATGTTCGTGGTATGAATTTGCAAAAACTATTTTTGAAATAAAGGGTATGGATATTAACTTAAGGCCAGTAACATCAAAGGAGTACGGTGGTATTGTTAAACGACCTGTTTATTCAGTTTTAAAGAATTTTAATCTTGAAGAGACTTATGGTTTTGTTATGAGGGATTGGAAATATGCTTTGTTAGATTGCATGAATAAAATAAACTTATAG
- the rfbB gene encoding dTDP-glucose 4,6-dehydratase yields MGKEWGKMFKKVLVTGGAGFIGSNFLHYMVNKYPDYFFINLDLLTYAGNLENLVGIEKKPNYQFIKGDIADQKLVNKIVGDGVDCIINFAAESHVDRSIYDPGIFVKTNITGTLVLLEAARKYGVKKFIQISTDEVYGSLGPKGLFTEESPLAPNSPYSASKASADLLVRTYHRTFGLPVNITRCSNNYGPYQFPEKLIPLFITNALEEKELPLYGDGLNVRDWIYVEDHCHAIDLVLHRGKNGEIYNIGANNEMTNLEITRIILEELGKSGSLIKFVKDRPGHDRRYAIDSTKIRQDLGWIPKYNFKDGIKKTIQWYKNHKHWWKRIKSTNMYGYTAKS; encoded by the coding sequence ATGGGTAAGGAGTGGGGTAAAATGTTTAAAAAGGTGCTTGTAACTGGTGGAGCTGGATTTATAGGCTCCAATTTTTTGCACTATATGGTCAACAAATATCCTGATTATTTTTTTATAAACCTGGATCTTTTGACTTACGCCGGTAATCTAGAGAATTTAGTCGGTATTGAGAAAAAACCAAATTATCAATTTATTAAAGGAGATATAGCTGATCAGAAATTGGTTAATAAGATAGTCGGCGATGGTGTGGATTGTATTATTAATTTTGCTGCTGAATCCCATGTGGACCGTAGTATTTATGACCCGGGAATTTTTGTCAAAACCAATATTACAGGTACACTGGTTTTATTAGAAGCAGCAAGAAAATACGGGGTAAAGAAATTTATTCAAATTTCTACTGATGAGGTGTACGGTTCATTAGGTCCTAAGGGGTTATTCACTGAAGAATCTCCCCTTGCTCCTAATAGTCCCTATTCTGCGAGTAAAGCATCTGCTGATTTGCTAGTCAGAACCTATCATAGAACTTTTGGATTACCGGTAAATATAACCCGATGTTCTAACAACTATGGCCCATATCAGTTTCCTGAAAAATTAATACCTTTATTTATAACCAACGCTTTAGAGGAAAAAGAGCTTCCTTTATATGGTGATGGTTTAAATGTAAGAGATTGGATCTATGTAGAAGACCATTGTCATGCAATCGATCTGGTTCTTCATAGGGGAAAAAATGGTGAGATTTATAATATAGGTGCTAACAATGAAATGACCAATCTGGAAATTACCCGGATTATACTTGAGGAGTTAGGAAAATCCGGGTCTTTAATCAAATTTGTGAAAGACCGACCGGGCCATGATCGGAGATATGCTATTGATTCAACAAAAATCAGGCAGGATCTTGGCTGGATTCCTAAATATAACTTTAAAGATGGAATTAAAAAGACAATTCAATGGTATAAAAACCATAAACACTGGTGGAAGCGGATTAAGAGCACAAATATGTATGGTTATACTGCAAAAAGCTAA
- a CDS encoding dTDP-4-dehydrorhamnose 3,5-epimerase family protein, whose translation MIEGVKTKKLKIIPDERGRLMEILREDDDLFISFGQVYMTTAYPGVVKGWHYHKKQIDHFAVVKGMMKVVLYDGRKDSPTYDEINEFFMGEYNPIMLQIPPYVFHGFKCIGTEEAILINIPTEKYNYDNPDEYRIDPHQNDIPYDWSRKDG comes from the coding sequence ATGATTGAGGGAGTTAAGACCAAAAAATTAAAAATAATTCCCGATGAACGGGGAAGATTAATGGAAATATTAAGAGAGGATGACGATCTTTTTATTAGCTTTGGGCAAGTTTATATGACAACTGCATATCCGGGGGTCGTTAAAGGCTGGCATTATCATAAAAAACAGATAGATCATTTTGCGGTTGTTAAAGGGATGATGAAAGTGGTATTATATGATGGCAGAAAGGATTCGCCAACTTATGATGAAATCAATGAATTTTTTATGGGTGAATACAATCCTATTATGCTCCAGATTCCTCCTTATGTTTTCCACGGCTTTAAATGTATCGGTACAGAAGAAGCTATCCTTATAAATATTCCGACAGAAAAGTATAATTATGATAATCCAGATGAATATAGAATAGACCCTCATCAAAATGATATCCCCTATGATTGGAGTCGTAAAGATGGGTAA
- a CDS encoding MetQ/NlpA family ABC transporter substrate-binding protein: MNKFLRLLVVVLFVVYLAGCVRAGDVLKVGATPVPHAEILEFIKPILAEKGIKLKIVEFNDYVQPNLALAEGELDANYFQHIPYLTTFSKDHRLNLDYIAGVHIEPIGFYSQKINNIKDLRKGAVIAIPNDPTNEGRALLLLQAYGLIKLDPEAGLQATPLDIVENPFELKFHELEAAQLPRALPDVDGAIINTNYALSAGLVPLKDALILENSKSPYVNVLAVRKEDVNNPKLRILAEVLVSEEVKNFILEKYKGAVVPAPSLKSE; encoded by the coding sequence ATGAACAAGTTTTTGCGGTTATTGGTTGTAGTGTTGTTTGTTGTCTATTTGGCAGGATGTGTTAGGGCAGGTGATGTACTGAAAGTAGGAGCAACTCCTGTCCCACATGCTGAGATTCTGGAATTTATTAAGCCCATTCTTGCTGAGAAGGGTATTAAACTCAAAATAGTTGAGTTTAATGACTATGTACAGCCAAATCTGGCTTTGGCGGAAGGTGAATTGGATGCTAATTATTTTCAACACATCCCTTACTTGACTACTTTTAGCAAAGATCACCGTCTGAATCTGGATTATATTGCTGGTGTGCATATTGAACCAATCGGTTTTTACTCTCAGAAGATTAATAATATCAAGGATTTGAGGAAAGGGGCAGTTATAGCTATTCCCAATGACCCTACCAATGAAGGACGGGCTTTGCTTCTCCTTCAAGCTTATGGCCTGATTAAGTTAGATCCAGAAGCTGGGTTACAGGCAACTCCGTTGGATATTGTAGAAAATCCGTTTGAGTTAAAGTTTCATGAATTAGAGGCAGCTCAGCTTCCCCGGGCACTTCCTGATGTTGATGGGGCAATAATTAATACCAATTATGCTTTGTCAGCAGGCCTAGTTCCGCTGAAAGATGCACTGATTTTGGAAAACAGCAAATCACCATATGTAAATGTACTGGCAGTAAGAAAAGAAGATGTTAACAATCCAAAACTTAGGATTCTGGCAGAAGTGCTGGTATCTGAAGAGGTTAAAAACTTTATTCTGGAGAAATACAAAGGTGCTGTAGTACCTGCACCGAGTTTAAAGAGCGAATAA
- a CDS encoding glycosyltransferase family 2 protein, with protein MDNNVDIIIVNYNTCSFLKKCIKSIEEHTRYPYRLIIIDNNSKDGSKEYLDRLKQKGVTVIYNNENLGTSKAWNQGIKIGKGKYILFLNPDILVTPYWLTKMVACAESDKKIAVVGTKQVDQNGNIIYAGVIEKDGQYIFRGRGEKDEPTKYNQICDCATVSGACYLIKREYLSKIGYFDERFFMYAEETDYSYRARLLGYRVVYCPVTIIHYREGTPINPEKRYQMRQKSDKIFNEKWAGSRELRKLLISPEVLKKSQLIKGKKASVYLFYNGQKHLIPNKDIFNRLNLRWEDVKILPQSEVDKIPTGITIYI; from the coding sequence ATGGATAATAATGTAGATATTATAATTGTTAATTATAATACCTGTTCTTTTCTGAAAAAGTGTATTAAAAGTATTGAAGAGCATACCCGTTACCCCTATCGTCTGATTATCATTGACAATAATAGTAAAGATGGAAGTAAGGAATATCTTGATAGATTGAAGCAAAAAGGAGTCACTGTCATCTATAACAATGAAAACCTTGGAACTTCCAAAGCCTGGAATCAAGGAATCAAGATAGGAAAAGGCAAATATATTCTCTTTTTAAATCCTGATATATTGGTAACACCTTACTGGTTGACAAAGATGGTTGCCTGTGCAGAAAGTGATAAAAAAATAGCGGTTGTAGGTACTAAACAGGTTGATCAAAATGGTAACATTATTTATGCAGGAGTAATAGAAAAAGATGGACAGTATATTTTCCGGGGTAGAGGAGAAAAGGATGAACCAACAAAATATAATCAAATCTGTGACTGTGCTACTGTCTCAGGTGCATGTTATCTAATTAAAAGAGAATATCTATCTAAAATCGGCTATTTTGATGAAAGATTTTTCATGTATGCGGAAGAAACAGATTATTCCTATCGTGCCAGATTATTGGGATATAGAGTAGTATATTGTCCTGTTACCATAATTCATTATAGAGAGGGCACACCCATAAATCCTGAAAAAAGATACCAAATGCGTCAAAAAAGTGATAAAATTTTTAATGAAAAATGGGCAGGTTCCAGAGAACTAAGAAAGCTCTTAATCTCCCCCGAAGTATTAAAAAAAAGTCAGTTAATTAAAGGAAAAAAAGCTTCAGTATATCTCTTCTATAATGGTCAAAAACACCTGATACCTAATAAGGACATCTTCAACCGTCTCAATCTTCGGTGGGAAGATGTAAAAATATTGCCCCAGAGCGAAGTTGATAAAATACCGACCGGTATTACCATTTACATCTAA
- a CDS encoding glycosyltransferase, with the protein MVKSDAKLNILIFARNTVKERINLVIDQIKRIYNSFYQIHIFLYSAVLITDNQNSFIKHLNLQTNLKLYFENRLDQIDLIIIDDMDKSDLDFILFMMYKQIPIIVEEKMIVRYQQYFIPDKTVLAYSYFNLTQFPFTLLAFLKKFNYQKQIIQEAQKIALLKENWARIISFIRNSSSKKTVFPTDVVSNSPSPQSENFSRWADIVIVNYNTFSYLKECIQSIKKNTIYPHHIIVVDNGSSDESIFYLQTLNNITLIENKENKGYAKAVNQGIMAGDGEFVVILNSDIKVSKNWLKTMIETARADERIGVVGPKMVNEKGLIVGAGVTELDSVCSPRGWLKPDRKGLYDKVEDCYNVGGACYLIKRDVLKKVGAFDENYFFYFEETDLSLRMLEKGYRVVYCPNVKVIHYHEGSLDKENPMDRLKRNYYFEQSQKRFIEKWHDVLAGSPKRRKTRDIVVFGVIPWQFRYQRPQQICNRLAKNGYRILYINNICQRGGRLEKVDYNIFSFSLDGEENIYHLLPFFENRQKIITSIYQIFAKLNILNPILWVDVPYWQKIIPFFDRQYVIYNCMDSYENFSDLKEYCPDLKDMEKELAQSADLIFTTSKMLKEKLSQFNQKTILIPNGVDKNHFAMSKKLEIPEDIAMISQPIIGYHGAIADWLDLDLLSYAVDQLPEFSFVFIGQSTVDIDSLKKKPNTYFLGEKSYFELPKYIRHFQVAMIPFKKNKLTLSTNPVKLYEYLAAGKPVVSVDLPEISQFKDVVYIAKNYEEFVFLLREAWEGETWWKKRKRKKAIVGEEWDDRVNDILRVMEEQQIILANQSRILKVRQKSS; encoded by the coding sequence ATGGTTAAGAGTGATGCCAAATTAAATATATTAATATTTGCCAGGAATACAGTTAAAGAACGAATAAATTTAGTTATAGATCAAATAAAAAGGATTTATAACTCATTTTATCAAATTCACATTTTTTTATATTCTGCAGTTTTAATTACTGATAATCAGAATTCTTTTATTAAACATTTAAATTTACAAACAAATTTAAAATTATATTTTGAAAATAGGCTTGACCAAATTGATTTAATAATTATTGATGATATGGATAAATCGGATTTAGATTTTATTTTATTTATGATGTATAAGCAGATACCAATTATTGTAGAAGAAAAAATGATCGTTAGGTATCAGCAATATTTTATTCCAGATAAGACAGTACTAGCATATTCTTATTTTAATCTTACCCAATTTCCGTTTACACTCTTGGCTTTTTTAAAGAAATTTAATTATCAAAAGCAGATAATACAGGAAGCACAAAAAATTGCTTTATTAAAGGAGAATTGGGCCAGAATTATATCTTTCATTAGAAATTCGTCTTCAAAAAAAACTGTATTTCCAACAGATGTAGTTAGCAATTCACCATCACCCCAATCTGAAAACTTTTCTCGATGGGCGGATATTGTGATAGTTAATTATAATACCTTTTCATATTTAAAAGAATGTATTCAATCAATAAAAAAGAATACTATTTATCCTCATCATATTATTGTGGTTGATAATGGTAGTAGTGATGAGAGTATTTTTTATCTTCAGACATTAAATAATATCACACTTATTGAAAATAAAGAAAATAAAGGCTATGCAAAAGCTGTCAATCAAGGGATTATGGCCGGGGATGGAGAGTTTGTAGTAATTTTAAATAGTGATATTAAAGTGAGTAAAAACTGGCTAAAAACAATGATAGAAACGGCAAGGGCAGATGAAAGGATTGGAGTTGTTGGACCGAAAATGGTGAATGAAAAAGGACTTATTGTTGGTGCAGGAGTAACAGAATTAGATTCAGTCTGTTCGCCAAGGGGATGGTTAAAACCTGACCGGAAAGGTCTATATGATAAAGTTGAAGATTGTTATAATGTGGGCGGTGCATGTTATTTGATCAAACGTGATGTGCTGAAAAAAGTAGGAGCCTTTGATGAGAATTATTTCTTCTATTTTGAAGAAACAGATCTTTCCCTCCGTATGCTGGAAAAAGGATATCGGGTAGTATATTGCCCTAACGTAAAAGTAATTCATTATCATGAGGGAAGTCTGGATAAAGAAAATCCCATGGATCGTCTTAAAAGAAATTATTATTTTGAACAAAGCCAAAAGCGCTTTATAGAGAAATGGCATGATGTTTTGGCAGGTTCACCAAAAAGGAGGAAAACCAGGGATATTGTTGTCTTTGGAGTAATTCCATGGCAGTTTAGGTATCAACGTCCTCAGCAGATTTGTAATAGATTAGCTAAAAATGGGTATCGAATTCTTTATATAAATAATATTTGTCAGAGAGGAGGGAGATTGGAGAAAGTAGATTATAATATCTTTTCTTTTTCACTGGACGGAGAAGAAAATATATATCATCTCTTACCCTTCTTTGAAAATCGTCAAAAGATAATTACATCAATCTATCAGATTTTTGCTAAACTGAATATTTTAAACCCTATTTTGTGGGTAGATGTTCCTTATTGGCAAAAGATTATTCCCTTTTTCGATCGGCAATATGTAATTTATAACTGTATGGACTCGTATGAAAATTTTTCGGATTTAAAAGAGTACTGTCCGGATTTAAAAGATATGGAAAAAGAGCTGGCCCAATCAGCTGATTTAATTTTTACCACTTCCAAAATGCTTAAAGAAAAATTAAGTCAGTTTAATCAAAAGACTATCCTTATTCCTAATGGAGTTGATAAAAATCATTTTGCTATGTCAAAAAAATTGGAAATACCTGAGGATATAGCTATGATTTCTCAACCAATTATAGGTTATCATGGAGCTATTGCTGACTGGTTGGATCTGGATTTATTATCCTATGCAGTTGATCAACTTCCTGAATTTTCCTTTGTCTTTATTGGACAGTCGACAGTAGATATAGATTCTTTAAAGAAAAAACCCAATACGTATTTTTTAGGTGAAAAATCTTACTTTGAGTTACCAAAATATATAAGGCACTTTCAGGTGGCCATGATTCCATTTAAGAAAAATAAGTTAACTTTATCTACAAATCCAGTTAAATTATATGAGTATCTGGCAGCAGGTAAACCGGTGGTAAGTGTAGATTTACCTGAAATTAGTCAATTTAAAGATGTTGTTTATATCGCTAAGAATTATGAGGAATTTGTGTTTCTTTTACGGGAAGCCTGGGAAGGTGAGACCTGGTGGAAGAAAAGAAAGAGAAAGAAAGCGATAGTTGGTGAAGAATGGGATGATCGGGTTAATGATATTTTAAGGGTTATGGAAGAACAGCAAATTATCTTAGCGAATCAGAGCAGAATTTTAAAAGTCAGACAAAAAAGTAGTTGA
- a CDS encoding glycosyltransferase family 2 protein — translation MKEYADIVVVNYNTRSFLEGCIKSIKEYTHYPYHLIIIDNNSRDGSRAFIDKLQQKGATVIYNQKNLGCAKAWNQGIRSGKGKYIVFLNPDTLVTPGWLTKMVACAESDKRIAVVGNKQINANGIIIHAGVVEKDGQAIYRGVGEKDDPGKFDQVCDCIDVCGACYLIKREYISKIGYFDERFFMYAEETDYSFRARALGLRVVYCPVTIVHFKDGAPISFKQRQRIHQRSCRLFKKKWFKGSGEIG, via the coding sequence GTGAAAGAGTACGCAGATATTGTAGTTGTCAATTATAATACCCGTTCCTTTCTGGAAGGGTGTATTAAAAGTATTAAAGAGTATACCCATTACCCCTATCATCTAATTATTATTGATAATAACAGTAGAGATGGAAGCAGGGCGTTTATTGATAAATTGCAACAAAAGGGGGCTACAGTTATCTATAATCAAAAAAATCTGGGCTGCGCTAAAGCCTGGAATCAAGGGATTCGAAGTGGAAAGGGTAAGTATATTGTCTTTTTAAATCCCGATACCCTGGTAACTCCTGGTTGGTTAACAAAAATGGTGGCTTGTGCTGAAAGTGATAAAAGAATAGCGGTTGTTGGTAATAAACAGATTAATGCTAATGGTATTATTATCCATGCAGGTGTGGTTGAAAAAGACGGTCAGGCTATTTACCGGGGTGTAGGTGAAAAAGACGATCCAGGTAAGTTTGATCAGGTCTGTGATTGTATAGATGTTTGCGGAGCCTGTTATTTGATTAAACGAGAGTATATCTCAAAGATCGGGTATTTTGATGAAAGATTTTTTATGTATGCAGAAGAGACCGATTATTCTTTTAGGGCTAGAGCATTGGGGTTACGGGTTGTTTATTGTCCTGTGACAATTGTTCATTTTAAAGATGGGGCACCAATTAGTTTTAAGCAAAGACAGCGGATTCATCAAAGAAGTTGCCGATTGTTTAAGAAGAAATGGTTTAAGGGAAGTGGGGAAATTGGATAG
- a CDS encoding glycosyltransferase family 2 protein: MDSRLASIIIITRNRLGYTRLCLQSILKKTIYRPYEIIVVDNNSTDGTVEYLTDLKNRGIIEKLILLDKNYGAGYATNEGIKHAKGFYLIRSDNDMVYNRGWLTALIDGLKRIPKSLLQVAVFGELMEDGQRAGFLPENIINGVILNLVNIGGCNMAFTRETYEDLGPFDNVMFTEDGLYCFKAKQKGYIIGQIDNATGTHIDHPTCSLSKRYTEYAEYRLEVLENLKRAGLEFLCEEDQKFYEEYKRKKKN; this comes from the coding sequence TTGGATAGTCGACTTGCCAGTATTATCATTATTACAAGAAATCGTCTGGGTTATACCAGATTATGTCTTCAATCAATTCTAAAAAAAACCATCTATCGTCCTTATGAAATTATTGTAGTTGATAATAATTCTACAGATGGGACAGTTGAATATTTGACCGATTTAAAAAACAGGGGAATAATTGAAAAACTGATTTTGTTGGATAAAAATTATGGGGCAGGGTATGCCACTAATGAGGGAATTAAGCATGCTAAAGGATTTTATCTTATCCGGAGTGATAATGATATGGTTTATAATCGCGGTTGGCTTACTGCTCTTATCGATGGATTAAAAAGGATTCCCAAATCTTTATTACAGGTAGCGGTTTTTGGGGAACTTATGGAAGATGGTCAAAGGGCGGGATTTTTACCTGAAAATATAATTAATGGGGTGATTCTTAATCTGGTCAATATCGGTGGATGTAATATGGCCTTTACCAGAGAGACATATGAGGATTTAGGACCTTTTGACAATGTAATGTTCACTGAAGATGGCCTATATTGTTTTAAAGCAAAACAAAAGGGGTATATAATTGGCCAGATTGACAATGCAACCGGTACCCATATTGATCATCCTACCTGTTCTTTATCTAAAAGATATACAGAGTATGCGGAATATCGTTTGGAGGTTTTAGAGAATTTGAAGAGAGCGGGGCTGGAATTTTTATGTGAAGAAGATCAAAAATTTTATGAAGAATACAAACGAAAAAAGAAAAATTAG
- a CDS encoding sugar phosphate nucleotidyltransferase, with amino-acid sequence MKGVILAGGTGSRLYPVTKVVNKHLLPVYNRPLIYYPIETMKKTGITDIMVVLGGESVGELIKLLGSGEEFGVKLTYRYQEGAGGIAQALGLAEDFIGNEKMMVILGDNIIEDNLKDAVTDFLNSKLKAGIFLKEVSDPERFGIAEIKNGKVKKIEEKPENPKSNFAVTGIYLYDSQVFEIIKALKPSDRGELEITDVNNAFILQNSLKAYYLKGYWIDAGKFESLYRATSIVAESITTA; translated from the coding sequence ATGAAAGGCGTTATTTTAGCTGGCGGAACTGGTTCCAGACTTTATCCAGTAACGAAGGTAGTTAATAAACATTTACTTCCGGTATATAATAGGCCACTGATCTATTACCCCATTGAGACAATGAAAAAAACGGGTATTACAGATATTATGGTAGTATTGGGAGGAGAGAGTGTAGGTGAGTTGATCAAATTATTGGGTAGCGGTGAAGAGTTTGGAGTAAAACTCACCTATAGATATCAAGAAGGAGCCGGAGGGATTGCTCAGGCATTAGGCTTAGCAGAAGATTTTATAGGAAATGAGAAAATGATGGTGATTTTGGGCGATAATATCATTGAAGATAACTTAAAAGATGCTGTAACAGACTTTTTAAATTCTAAGCTAAAGGCAGGAATCTTTTTAAAAGAAGTCTCAGACCCGGAACGGTTTGGAATTGCAGAGATTAAAAATGGTAAAGTTAAAAAGATTGAAGAGAAGCCAGAAAACCCAAAATCTAATTTTGCAGTGACAGGTATTTATTTATACGATTCTCAGGTCTTTGAGATTATAAAAGCTCTAAAACCGTCTGATCGAGGGGAGTTAGAGATAACTGATGTAAATAATGCTTTTATTTTGCAGAATTCATTAAAAGCGTATTATCTAAAAGGATATTGGATTGATGCGGGAAAGTTCGAAAGTTTATATAGGGCTACTTCAATTGTTGCAGAATCCATTACTACTGCATGA